CTAGTTTTGCTCCTATCCAAGTGCACCAATCGGCCTGCCGAACTATATATATCCGTGCAGTTCTCCGTAAACTCGCACAATTTGCAagatgttctccttcacgCATTATTCTCCTGTGGTCCCCCTCGAGTGGGGCACATAAATCACGTCTGTAGGCTTGGACCTTTGTCATAAAGACAGCCATGGGTTTATAGCATCACAAAATCTCGAAAGTAAATCTCCCTCAAGCATATAAAAAAGAGAACCCAGCAGTACAAAGAACCCTGGGATAAGTGGCTAGGCGTGTGGGACTGTTAGTTCGACTTACTTCCCTGCGCCCAATCAAAATCCATTTTATTTCGTCAAGTAGACTGCTGAGATCGAGATTTGTCTCATCCTACATGGCAGCATCTGCCATTTCCGAAATCCATTATATATCAAGCACATCAAAACAAAGGATAAGCACTGTTTGTCGTTGAATTGGAGTATCATTTGGCACTGACAGACCTGAAAGTTAACCAGTTGAGCGTTTCTATACAGTCACAGGCTCCGGGCAAAAGTCCCGGGGCGGAAACACGGAATCACAAGCATTGAAAAAGAATAAGCACATCCTTCCCATTCACCGTTGGCTCAACACATTGGCtgcctcctcttccttcccAAGTAGACCTAAGCTCCGGATTTGTTCAGCCTTAGGGGCATTCTCTCGTGGATGTGCGGCCTCGGCCTTGCGATAGGCAGCTTGCATCTTCATAGTGCGGAGAGCCTATTGTTCCAATTTTCCATTGTTAGACTCAGGTCCATCAAGCGTGCACTTATCTGTGTGCACTTATCTCAATCGAGCGGGGGTTGTCCTTACCTCTTTCCGGTGGTGAAGGCACTCATAGTAGTCGTCCAGGGCGGGCACAcacttcttcttgccagccGCACCATCGCCCGAGTTCACCACGTAGCAACCAAGAACCTCTTGCCAGAAGGGATAGCAGCGGCCGGGACCTAGTAAAAAGCCATAGTGCGTTAGCCGGTTGTATTCGCGGGGGAGGGAACTGCGTGCGCAAGTTGTGATCCGAGGGGATGTTGGCGCGGATCCGACCAGGTTCCCTTGGGATGGAGAAATGAGCACATACCG
The nucleotide sequence above comes from Penicillium digitatum chromosome 1, complete sequence. Encoded proteins:
- a CDS encoding NADH dehydrogenase iron-sulfur protein 5-A — protein: MASGYGNNGGPGRCYPFWQEVLGCYVVNSGDGAAGKKKCVPALDDYYECLHHRKEALRTMKMQAAYRKAEAAHPRENAPKAEQIRSLGLLGKEEEAANVLSQR